From the Bacillota bacterium genome, one window contains:
- the pdxS gene encoding pyridoxal 5'-phosphate synthase lyase subunit PdxS, with amino-acid sequence MNGIDPNRGLQLPIGGVIMDVVNVEQAKIAEQAGAVAVMALERVPADIRAAGGVARMADPRIAEEILKAVSIPVMAKCRIGHIVEARVLESLGVDCIDESEVLTPADDKYHINKSEFSVPFVCGCRNLGEAARRLGEGAAMLRTKGEPGTGNIVEAVRHMRQVQSEIRMLVSMSRDEVMTYAKEIGAPFEVLLDIKERGRLPVLNYAAGGVATPSDAALMMELGADGVFVGSGIFKSENPEKYAKAIVKATANYRDYQLIAELSRDLGPAMKGIEIDRLDVRMQDRSE; translated from the coding sequence AGGCTAAGATTGCTGAGCAGGCCGGAGCAGTCGCAGTCATGGCCTTAGAGCGGGTCCCTGCGGATATTCGCGCAGCGGGCGGGGTTGCCAGAATGGCTGATCCCCGTATTGCCGAGGAAATTTTGAAGGCCGTTTCCATCCCGGTAATGGCTAAGTGCCGGATAGGCCATATCGTTGAAGCTAGAGTTCTGGAATCGCTCGGTGTGGACTGCATCGATGAGAGCGAAGTGCTGACACCGGCAGATGATAAGTACCACATTAATAAGTCAGAGTTCAGTGTACCATTCGTCTGCGGATGCCGCAATCTCGGCGAAGCAGCGCGCAGACTGGGAGAAGGGGCAGCAATGCTCAGAACTAAGGGAGAACCAGGAACCGGCAATATCGTGGAAGCTGTCCGCCATATGCGTCAGGTTCAGTCTGAAATCCGCATGCTGGTGTCCATGTCCCGCGATGAAGTGATGACCTATGCTAAGGAAATCGGAGCTCCGTTTGAGGTGCTGCTGGATATCAAGGAAAGAGGCAGGCTGCCGGTATTGAATTACGCGGCTGGCGGTGTTGCTACTCCCAGCGATGCAGCACTGATGATGGAACTTGGTGCCGATGGAGTATTCGTTGGATCGGGTATTTTTAAGTCCGAGAATCCGGAAAAATATGCCAAGGCTATCGTAAAAGCAACAGCTAATTACCGCGATTACCAATTAATCGCGGAACTGTCCCGGGATCTCGGTCCGGCTATGAAGGGGATTGAAATCGATCGTCTCGATGTGCGGATGCAGGATCGCAGCGAATAG